One Euphorbia lathyris chromosome 1, ddEupLath1.1, whole genome shotgun sequence DNA segment encodes these proteins:
- the LOC136205380 gene encoding phosphatidylglycerophosphate phosphatase 1, chloroplastic/mitochondrial isoform X1, with protein MSCPFYASLPNCNCPIPTPLNLPPNFSRRRTKSTSFSFSTYQTCSRTISSLTLHPTIICNYRAQDHLYICYSDPTPNHTFPNQFQSSPDTNSVIGENPETQFEQIQEEEHDKPTGLFTNMWWVDIKAALGQRINIEGIRCSVSVFVKEQHLALPHVSVRDVRYIDWTELHRRGFKGVVFDKDNTITVPYSLKLWGPLASSMEHCKSVFGNNVAVFSNSAGLCEYDHDFSKARALEKAIGIKVISHSKKFAFSLSSYSVAKVCNSMFYSKFGQRFSWKGVKKPAGTAEEIENYFGCTASQLIMIGDRPFTDVVYGNRNGFFTILTEPLSLSEEPFIVRQVRKLEMAFTNHWLGKGKRPVSHNLLPDATQCIKDPI; from the exons ATGTCTTGCCCTTTTTATGCTTCCTTGCCCAACTGTAATTGTCCCATCCCGACCCCTCTTAACCTTCCTCCCAATTTCTCCCGTCGCAGAACAAAATCTacctctttttccttttctacatACCAAACTTGCTCCAGAACCATTTCTTCTCTAACCCTTCACCCCACAATCATTTGCAATTACAGAGCTCAAGATCATCTCTATATCTGCTACTCCGACCCAACTCCGAATCACACCTTTCCTAATCAATTCCAATCTTCTCCAGACACTAATTCAGTCATTGGTGAAAACCCAGAAACCCAATTCGAACAGATACAGGAAGAAGAGCACGATAAACCTACAGGACTTTTCACAAACATGTGGTGGGTAGATATTAAAGCAGCATTGGGCCAACGGATCAATATCGAAGGCATTCGTTGTTCGGTTTCAGTGTTCGTTAAAGAACAACATTTAGCTCTCCCCCATGTATCAGTTCGCGATGTAAGGTATATTGATTGGACGGAGTTGCATAGAAGAGGTTTCAAGGGTGTAGTTTTTGATAAGGATAATACGATTACAGTGCCTTACTCTTTGAAACTCTGGGGTCCCCTTGCCTCGTCGATGGAGCATTGTAAATCGGTTTTTGGCAACAATGTCGCTGTTTTTAGTAACTCTGCTG GTCTATGTGAGTATGATCATGATTTTTCAAAAGCTAGGGCACTTGAGAAGGCTATTGGGATCAAAGTAATATCGCATAGTAAGAAGTTTGCCTTCAGTTTAAGCTCTTATTCTGTGGCTAAAGTTTGCAATTCCATGTTTTATTCTAAGTTTGGCCAAAGGTTTTCTTGGAAAG GAGTGAAGAAACCAGCTGGAACAGCTGAAGAAATTGAAAACTATTTTGGATGCACAGCCTCCCAACTTATTATG ATCGGTGATCGACCCTTCACTGATGTTGTTTACGGGAACCGAAATGGCTTTTTTACAATCTTAACAGAACCATTGAGTCTTTCTGAGGAACCATTCATTGTTAGACAG GTGAGGAAACTAGAAATGGCATTTACCAATCATTGGCTTGGAAAAGGAAAGAGGCCAGTTAGTCATAATCTGCTGCCTGATGCAACCCAATGTATAAAAGATCCTATTTAG
- the LOC136205380 gene encoding phosphatidylglycerophosphate phosphatase 1, chloroplastic/mitochondrial isoform X3: protein MSCPFYASLPNCNCPIPTPLNLPPNFSRRRTKSTSFSFSTYQTCSRTISSLTLHPTIICNYRAQDHLYICYSDPTPNHTFPNQFQSSPDTNSVIGENPETQFEQIQEEEHDKPTGLFTNMWWVDIKAALGQRINIEGIRCSVSVFVKEQHLALPHVSVRDVRYIDWTELHRRGFKGVVFDKDNTITVPYSLKLWGPLASSMEHCKSVFGNNVAVFSNSAGVKKPAGTAEEIENYFGCTASQLIMIGDRPFTDVVYGNRNGFFTILTEPLSLSEEPFIVRQVRKLEMAFTNHWLGKGKRPVSHNLLPDATQCIKDPI from the exons ATGTCTTGCCCTTTTTATGCTTCCTTGCCCAACTGTAATTGTCCCATCCCGACCCCTCTTAACCTTCCTCCCAATTTCTCCCGTCGCAGAACAAAATCTacctctttttccttttctacatACCAAACTTGCTCCAGAACCATTTCTTCTCTAACCCTTCACCCCACAATCATTTGCAATTACAGAGCTCAAGATCATCTCTATATCTGCTACTCCGACCCAACTCCGAATCACACCTTTCCTAATCAATTCCAATCTTCTCCAGACACTAATTCAGTCATTGGTGAAAACCCAGAAACCCAATTCGAACAGATACAGGAAGAAGAGCACGATAAACCTACAGGACTTTTCACAAACATGTGGTGGGTAGATATTAAAGCAGCATTGGGCCAACGGATCAATATCGAAGGCATTCGTTGTTCGGTTTCAGTGTTCGTTAAAGAACAACATTTAGCTCTCCCCCATGTATCAGTTCGCGATGTAAGGTATATTGATTGGACGGAGTTGCATAGAAGAGGTTTCAAGGGTGTAGTTTTTGATAAGGATAATACGATTACAGTGCCTTACTCTTTGAAACTCTGGGGTCCCCTTGCCTCGTCGATGGAGCATTGTAAATCGGTTTTTGGCAACAATGTCGCTGTTTTTAGTAACTCTGCTG GAGTGAAGAAACCAGCTGGAACAGCTGAAGAAATTGAAAACTATTTTGGATGCACAGCCTCCCAACTTATTATG ATCGGTGATCGACCCTTCACTGATGTTGTTTACGGGAACCGAAATGGCTTTTTTACAATCTTAACAGAACCATTGAGTCTTTCTGAGGAACCATTCATTGTTAGACAG GTGAGGAAACTAGAAATGGCATTTACCAATCATTGGCTTGGAAAAGGAAAGAGGCCAGTTAGTCATAATCTGCTGCCTGATGCAACCCAATGTATAAAAGATCCTATTTAG
- the LOC136205380 gene encoding phosphatidylglycerophosphate phosphatase 1, chloroplastic/mitochondrial isoform X2 yields MSCPFYASLPNCNCPIPTPLNLPPNFSRRRTKSTSFSFSTYQTCSRTISSLTLHPTIICNYRAQDHLYICYSDPTPNHTFPNQFQSSPDTNSVIGENPETQFEQIQEEEHDKPTGLFTNMWWVDIKAALGQRINIEGIRCSVSVFVKEQHLALPHVSVRDVRYIDWTELHRRGFKGVVFDKDNTITVPYSLKLWGPLASSMEHCKSVFGNNVAVFSNSAGLCEYDHDFSKARALEKAIGIKVISHRVKKPAGTAEEIENYFGCTASQLIMIGDRPFTDVVYGNRNGFFTILTEPLSLSEEPFIVRQVRKLEMAFTNHWLGKGKRPVSHNLLPDATQCIKDPI; encoded by the exons ATGTCTTGCCCTTTTTATGCTTCCTTGCCCAACTGTAATTGTCCCATCCCGACCCCTCTTAACCTTCCTCCCAATTTCTCCCGTCGCAGAACAAAATCTacctctttttccttttctacatACCAAACTTGCTCCAGAACCATTTCTTCTCTAACCCTTCACCCCACAATCATTTGCAATTACAGAGCTCAAGATCATCTCTATATCTGCTACTCCGACCCAACTCCGAATCACACCTTTCCTAATCAATTCCAATCTTCTCCAGACACTAATTCAGTCATTGGTGAAAACCCAGAAACCCAATTCGAACAGATACAGGAAGAAGAGCACGATAAACCTACAGGACTTTTCACAAACATGTGGTGGGTAGATATTAAAGCAGCATTGGGCCAACGGATCAATATCGAAGGCATTCGTTGTTCGGTTTCAGTGTTCGTTAAAGAACAACATTTAGCTCTCCCCCATGTATCAGTTCGCGATGTAAGGTATATTGATTGGACGGAGTTGCATAGAAGAGGTTTCAAGGGTGTAGTTTTTGATAAGGATAATACGATTACAGTGCCTTACTCTTTGAAACTCTGGGGTCCCCTTGCCTCGTCGATGGAGCATTGTAAATCGGTTTTTGGCAACAATGTCGCTGTTTTTAGTAACTCTGCTG GTCTATGTGAGTATGATCATGATTTTTCAAAAGCTAGGGCACTTGAGAAGGCTATTGGGATCAAAGTAATATCGCATA GAGTGAAGAAACCAGCTGGAACAGCTGAAGAAATTGAAAACTATTTTGGATGCACAGCCTCCCAACTTATTATG ATCGGTGATCGACCCTTCACTGATGTTGTTTACGGGAACCGAAATGGCTTTTTTACAATCTTAACAGAACCATTGAGTCTTTCTGAGGAACCATTCATTGTTAGACAG GTGAGGAAACTAGAAATGGCATTTACCAATCATTGGCTTGGAAAAGGAAAGAGGCCAGTTAGTCATAATCTGCTGCCTGATGCAACCCAATGTATAAAAGATCCTATTTAG
- the LOC136205364 gene encoding CST complex subunit TEN1 — MAAPAIKSGELVTLQDLRPSSMFFKHGASLRVIGKLQEYNVETAIAIIADGNAILKVEAQHLRNLTFRIGSVYQFIGELVIKPENEAVLEARVGRNVDGIDLKLYHQTLQLLRQFQADHIRN, encoded by the exons ATGGCAGCTCCTGCAATTAAATCCGGTGAATTGGTGACTTTGCAAGATTTGCGCCCGTCATCTATGTTCTTTAAGCATGGAGCTTCGCTTAGAGTCATTGGAAA ACTACAAGAGTATAATGTGGAGACGGCCATAGCTATAATTGCTGATGGAAATGCGATTCTGAAGGTTGAAGCCCAGCACCTGAGGAATCTTACCTTTCGAATTGGTTCTGTCTATCAGTTTATTGGTGAACTCGTGATTAAACCCGAAAATGAG GCAGTTCTGGAAGCACGTGTAGGCCGGAATGTTGATGGAATTGATCTCAAGCTTTATCATCAGACTCTGCAGTTACTAAGACAATTTCAAGCAGACCACATCAGAAATTGA